A single window of Micromonas commoda chromosome 6, complete sequence DNA harbors:
- a CDS encoding predicted protein: MTRGTSPAAVTWPKGGELTPEWVANLARVMEANTFTGPDHPQNLRRLVPKSVMEKLLKATLAVLETEGTLVRVDPSSPDVNVNVVGDTHGQFHDALRLVHLAGAPSATNWYVFNGDFVDRGAWGAELVATVFAWKVCMPRYVTLTRGNHECEFCTEVYGYKKELEVKYGKKDGRALWRLFMRVASELPLAALVADKTLVVHGGLWRSKRKAKGGKKGGAGGASGAEVGTLAELAKAWKGGDDPDGEGDTQIAGDVLWSDPALDVNGMIFNENRGIGTMFGADATKKFMETNGVRLVLRSHEGPDAREDRQGMNDMTSGFSTDHDIPGVGKLCTVFSAPDYPQFVEEGERRFNGRAAFVTLASDSGYHEPRVTSFEAVKPRPACDPYYDVTVGGSDEEGPDGDLAATVARGDEADDDDDDGAEAHAGGSDTVTESDGDTVSGEGAAGIDGDDASFVPESDDERGEE; this comes from the coding sequence ATGACCAGAGGAACCTCCCCTGCCGCGGTCACGTGGCCcaagggcggcgagctcaccCCGGAGTGGGTCGCCAACCTGGCGCGGGTCATGGAGGCCAACACGTTCACCGGACCCGACCACCCGCAGAACCTGCGCCGGCTCGTCCCAAAGTCCGTGATGGAGAAGCTGCTcaaggcgacgctcgcggtgctgGAGACGGAGGGCACCCTGGTGCGCGTCGATCCTTCCTCGCCGGACGTCAACGTCAACGTGGTGGGCGACACGCACGGACAGTtccacgacgcgctgcgTCTCGtgcacctcgcgggcgcgcccagCGCGACGAACTGGTACGTCTTCAACGGCGACTTCGTGGACAGGGGCGCCTGGGGAGCGGAGCTCGTGGCGACCGTCTTCGCCTGGAAGGTTTGCATGCCGCGGTACGTCACGCTGACCAGGGGCAACCACGAGTGCGAGTTCTGCACCGAGGTGTACGGGTACAAGAAGGAGCTGGAGGTCAAGTACGGGAAGAaggacgggcgcgcgctgTGGAGGCTGTTcatgcgcgtcgcgtccgagctcccgctcgccgcgctcgtcgcggacaaGACGCTCGTGGTCCACGGCGGGTTGTGGCGGTCCAAGCGAAAAGCCAAGGGGGGCAAAAAGGGAGGAGCGGGAGGTGCCTCGGGAGCGGAGGTGGGcacgctcgccgagctcgccaaggcgtggaagggcggcgacgacccggacggcgagggcgacacGCAGatcgccggggacgtcctGTGGTCGGACCCGGCGTTGGACGTGAACGGGATGATCTTCAACGAGAACCGCGGCATCGGCACCATGtttggcgccgacgcgaccaAAAAGTTCATGGAGACGAACGGCGTGCGACTGGTGCTGCGCTCGCACGAGGGACCGGACGCGCGAGAAGACAGGCAGGGCATGAACGACATGACGTCGGGGTTCAGTACGGACCACGATATTCCGGGCGTCGGCAAGCTGTGCACCGTCTTCTCCGCGCCCGATTACCCGCAATtcgtggaggagggcgagcggCGGTTCAACGGTAGAGCCGCGTTCgtcacgctcgcgtcggacaGCGGCTACCACGAGCCGCGCGTGACGTCGTTCGAGGCTGTGAAACCTCGGCCGGCTTGCGACCCGTACTACGACGTCACCGTGGGGGGCTCGGACGAGGAAGGGCCGGACGGGGATCtagccgcgacggtggcgcgaggcgatgaagccgacgatgacgatgacgatgggGCGGAGGCCCACGCCGGCGGCTCCGACACCGTGACCGagtccgacggcgacacggtgTCGGgagagggcgccgcggggatcgacggagacgacgccaGCTTCGTGCCGGAGTCAGACGACGAGCGGGGGGAGGAGTAG
- a CDS encoding predicted protein, with translation MRSDRRRRLEAGRASAARCGKISNFWLHPTETAASDVPNTTQSVSVGMRAVVLAVLSALVLAPSAADAFRGGGDCSDIPRFPSDRRGDGQGRSNRLTLATFDARWIATMSPVNATAKGEKQDKAVADRLRAEDRERYRAFGKLLAEIKADVVDVSGTNGCGALRQMLSAEVQLLPEHASKVRQYLHERPEDKGIAMRHTGMLTYVDPSVNITRVDDARVAYPIPHTRCPADERDRADQSSSCESEYSCAAADDDDDADASSCAADAARSCAAARTRVTGPPRDHYVTRMAVGNKNVTLLVVHFDEDDWSCARREAAATIVANEAARTRRGGLGFGGESPGGESPGGESPGGESPAPVSSSSFDGRTRVDDLVVIARLPSSGAGSEDPAAPHPTDADAVADALALRGTELELYEPGGFQQVVDVDDDDAGEREALDRPRRNRTSAVFLSKTLVEWTTSVTAREVPTPGSQKRQLGHPLVVDITFKAYCAFSGDVDTWEEFLTPGVAFFAVFELACFCVWSLGIYKLFLGKDEGPHWMKNFYRWQMDVPTLEEFLAEEERLNELEEREEAEAEARERAAAEGGGKGVGGTAVENRDEDGSS, from the coding sequence ATGCGTTCGgaccgtcgacgacgtctcgAGGCTGGGCGCGCTAGCGCAGCTCGTTGTGGCAAAATTTCAAACTTTTGGCTTCACCCAACTGAAACAGCAGCGTCGGACGTGCCGAACACGACACAGTCAGTCAGTGTAGGgatgcgcgcggtcgtcctcgcggtGCTCTCGGCGCTGGTGCtggcgccgtccgccgcggatgccttccgcggcggcggcgactgctCCGATATTCCGAGGTTCCCgtccgatcgccgcggcgacgggcaggGCAGATCGAACCGCCTGACGCTCGCCACGTTCGACGCGAGGTGGATCGCGACGATGAGCCCCGTCAACGCCACCGCGAAGGGCGAGAAGCAGGACAAGGCGGTGGCCGACCGGTtgcgcgcggaggaccgCGAGCGGTACCGCGCGTTCGGAAAGTTACTGGCGGAGATCaaggcggacgtcgtcgacgtctcgGGCACGAACGGGTGCGGCGCGCTCAGGCAGATGCTCTCCGCCGAGGTGCAGCTCCTCCCCGAACACGCGTCGAAGGTGCGTCAGTACCTGCACGAGCGGCCGGAGGACAAGGGGATCGCCATGCGACACACGGGGATGCTGACGTACGTGGATCCCAGCGTTAACAtcacgcgcgtcgacgacgcgcgcgtggcgtaCCCCATACCGCACACGCGATGCCCCGCGGACgaacgcgaccgcgcggatcAATCATCATCGTGCGAATCGGAATAttcctgcgccgccgccgacgacgacgacgacgccgacgcgtcctcgtgcgccgcggacgccgcgcgctcgtgcgccgcggcccgcACTCGCGTCACGGGCCCGCCCAGGGACCACTACGTCACCCGCATGGCCGTCGGAAACAAGAACGTgaccctcctcgtcgtccactTCGACGAAGACGATTGGTCGtgtgcgcgacgcgaagcggcggcgacgatcgtggcgaacgaggcggcgcgaaccaGGCGGGGAGGGTTAGGGTTTGggggtgagtcaccgggtggtgagtcaccgggcggtgagtcaccgggcggtgagtcaccggccccggtgtcgtcgtcgtcgttcgacggCAGGACGCGGGTGGATGACCTCGTGGTCATCGCCAGGCTTCcctcgtccggcgcgggctccgaagatcccgcggcgccgcacccgacggacgcggacgccgtggcggacgcgctggcgctcaGGGGCACCGAGCTCGAGTTGTACGAGCCGGGAGGCTTTCAGCAGGttgtcgacgtcgacgacgacgacgccggggagcgcgaggcgctcgatcggccgaggaggaacaGGACCTCCGCGGTGTTTTTGTCCAAAACACTCGTGGAGTGGACCACTTCGGTGACGGCTCGCGAGGTTCCGACGCCGGGGAGTCAAAAGCGGCAGCTCGGTcacccgctcgtcgtcgacatcACGTTCAAGGCGTACTGCGCGTTCAGCGGGGACGTGGACACGTGGGAAGAGTTCCTCAcgccgggcgtcgcgttctTCGCGGTGTTTGAACTCGCGTGTTTCTGCGTGTGGTCGCTCGGGATATACAAACTGTTCCTGGGAAAGGACGAGGGCCCGCACTGGATGAAGAACTTTTACCGGTGGCAGATGGACGTCCCGACGCTGGAGGAGTTCTTagccgaggaggaacggCTGAACGAGTtggaggaacgcgaggaggccgaggcggaggctcgggaacgagcggcggccgagggcggcggcaaaGGCGTAGGCGGAACCGCCGTCGAGAAccgggacgaggacggctcCTCGTGA
- a CDS encoding predicted protein yields MAEVDKVKETTAAEATALFDRGIAKIKANEMEEAIEALGKCLELRTAVFGEQAVETAQAYHKYGCALFYKAQDENTVFGARAQEAADAKKEADGEGASADEGEDVGDDDDADDAAADAPPEGSEEGKEEDGEQEGAQDDMELAWEMIEMARLFYEDELEESNGQGGHPIELANVYEVLGDINTETSNFKASLEEYSKCLALLEAHVDEDDRRIAGVLCSMSVCQQFEQDPEAALKGVTRAIGILNARVRRLKSSDEAAAEAVNAALLPGAPPHEDPLAVAKTELETIEATIGDLVAREEELKSVCSEDDATREQIKKAFAAIGGGAAGGEAAPVRNADGSVETIGFDAPTRANAGPVTNLGVVGGGKKGAPKRIVAAAAPAPAGSANAAAAAAFAAMAAAPGPTPANPAAPPGGRRSLEDMMGPAGGESVEGFGAPGIVAPPAEAKKAKMAPIEAVAPAAETDAGEKENAPNGCPQQ; encoded by the coding sequence ATGGCGGAGGTTGACAAGGTGAAGGAAACGACCGCGGCCGAGGCTACCGCCCTGTTCGACCGGGGCATCGCCAAGATCAAGGCCAacgagatggaggaggccaTCGAAGCCCTGGGCAAgtgcctcgagctccgcacCGCCGTGTTCGGCGAGCAGGCGGTCGAGACCGCGCAGGCGTACCACAAGTACGGTTGCGCGCTCTTCTACAAGGCGCAGGACGAGAACACCGTgttcggcgctcgcgcgcaggaggctgccgacgcCAAGAAAgaggccgacggcgagggcgcatccgccgacgagggcgaggacgtcggcgacgacgacgacgccgacgatgccgcggccgacgccccACCGGAGGGATCCGAGGAGGgcaaggaggaggatggcgaaCAGGAGGGAGCGCAGGACGACATGGAGCTCGCGTGGGAGATGATCGAGATGGCCAGGCTCTTctacgaggacgagctcgaggaatCCAACGGCCAGGGTGGACACCCCATAGAGCTCGCCAACGTCtacgaggtgctcggcgacatCAACACCGAGACGTCCAACTTTAAGGCTTCGCTGGAGGAGTACTCCAAgtgcctcgcgctcctcgaagcgcacgtcgacgaagacgaccGCCGCATCGCCGGCGTGCTGTGCTCCATGTCCGTCTGCCAGCAGTTCGAGCAGGatcccgaggcggcgctcaagggcGTCACGCGCGCCATCGGCATCCTCAACGCGCGAGTCCGAAGGCTCAAATCCTcggacgaagccgcggcggaggcggtcaacgcggcgcttttgcccggcgcgccgccgcacgaaGACCCCCTCGCGGTGGCCAAAACCGAGCTCGAGACGATCGAGGCGACGatcggcgacctcgtcgccagGGAAGAGGAGCTCAAGAGCGTGTgctccgaggacgacgccacgCGCGAGCAGATCAAGAAGGCGTTCGcggccatcggcggcggcgccgcgggtggcgaaGCCGCGCCCGTGCGAAACGCAGACGGATCCGTCGAGACGATTggcttcgacgcgccgacACGCGCCAACGCCGGGCCGGTGAccaacctcggcgtcgtgggcggcgggaagAAGGGCGCGCCCAAGCgaatcgtcgcggcggcagcgccagcgccggcggggtccgccaacgcggcggcggcggctgctttcgccgcgatggccgccgcgccgggaccGACACCCGCTAACCCTGCGGCTCCCCCCGGCGGACGGCGATCGCTGGAGGACATGATGGGccccgccggtggcgagagcgtcgaggggttcggcgcgcccggaatcgtcgcgccgcccgccgaggccaagaaggcgaagatggcgccgatcgaggcggtcgctcccgccgcggaaACCGACGCGGGGGAAAAGGAAAACGCGCCCAACGGGTGCCCGCAGCAGtag
- a CDS encoding CorA metal ion transporter family (mitochondrial inner membrane magnesium ion channel protein (MRS2)): MATAARAAVSTPIAPRVRARARSPGAAVLARALPASPSSSFGGRLIPASAPCRRRPASWGQRAPGRLPGPADEPTRRGDELTAGVKGGDDGAGYDSGDETKKKKKRTKSTRTKSQRAGAVGGGKDRRGFDSVAGFMSIGGADVDPLSAFGVSSTDGALPAFKPTGYARPSLRRRSTKGSRVWKILTGVARPSSNAAASSDVDDENTAVMEEDSMTAGGVLGGGVMGSGDFDRISMIPIGLSVDDLSMEDADEDPYFPFEESVKPAATLNGGGGNSNGVDGQNDGRKKKKKKGTVVSPPKPYKVMRINSNTASENPGAQVEQQLTRRALLRDAELTPRDLRRIDPSLLQTNNTPALLVNDQTILVNLGVRVIIRPDHALLFEPDTATARRFLAAVEQRQKNSQREQGLRVSDRSLAYDGGYRGIELENGHEISEGGVGGSTDGGAAPSDYDLDKTPGGVGGAPIPFELEVVEAALQETTSQLYAKMEFCEERCRQVSKRLQSSINPAVLEELRLTKQSLVELDSRAGAVRQVLLDTLDDDDDITDFTISSTAETEEEKEDEEEEVENLIEYYLQQTETVHSAAEQLLENTRDLEESISVSLSSRRYEVSKLELTLSIATFAAALGALITGIFGMNLRSCLEMSVTAFYLTCFLIFSGIGAIFQAIMRYARRQKIL, from the coding sequence atggcgaccgcggcgcgcgccgcggtctcgaccccgatcgccccgcgcgtgcgcgcgcgggcccgaTCTCCGGGTGCGgcggtcctcgcccgcgcgctccccgcgtcgccttcgtcCTCGTTCGGCGGGCGGCTCATCCCCGCCTCGGCCCCGTGCCGGAGGCGACCCGCGTCGTGGGGCCAgcgcgcgccgggacgcCTTCCCGGCCCCGCCGATGAAccgacccgacgcggcgacgaactcaccgcgggcgtcaagggcggcgacgacggcgccggctaCGATTCCGGAGACGAGACgaagaagaaaaagaagCGGACGAAGTCGACGCGAACAAAGTCgcaacgcgcgggcgccgtcggcgggggaaaagatcgtcgcgggttcgattccgTCGCGGGTTTCAtgtccatcggcggcgctgacgtgGACCCGCTCAGTGCCTTCGGCGTCTCGtccaccgacggcgcgcttCCGGCGTTCAAGCCCACGGGGTACGCCAGGCCGTCGCTGCGAAGGCGATCGACCAAGGGATCGCGAGTGTGGAAGATCTTGACCGGGGTGGCGAGGCCGtcgtccaacgccgcggcgtcgtccgacgtggacgacgagaacACGGCGGTGATGGAGGAGGACAGCATgacggcgggcggcgtcttgggcggcggcgtcatggGATCCGGGGATTTCGACAGGATCTCCATGATACCCATCGGGCTCTCCGTCGACGATTTGTCGATggaggatgccgacgagGATCCCTACTTTCCCTTTGAGGAGTCGGtcaaacccgcggcgacgttgaacggcggcgggggaaacTCGAACGGCGTGGACGGACAAAACGACGGcaggaagaagaagaagaagaagggcacGGTGGTGTCCCCGCCCAAGCCCTACAAGGTGATGCGAATCAACTCCAACACGGCGTCAGAAAATCCGGGCGCGCAGGTGGAGCAGCAGCTCACCCGCAGGGCGCTGCTCCGAGACGCCGAGCTCACGCCGCGAGACCTGCGACGCATCGACCCGTCGCTGCTGCAGACGAACAACACCCCGGCGCTGCTGGTGAACGACCAGACCATCTTGGTCAACCTGGGCGTCAGGGTCATCATCCGGCCCGATCACGCGCTCCTCTTCGAACCCgacaccgccaccgccaggcgattcctcgccgcggtggagcaaCGGCAGAAGAACAGCCAGAGGGAGCAGGGTCTACGGGTGTCGGACCGGAGTTTGGCGTACGACGGCGGGTACCGCGGGATCGAGCTGGAGAACGGGCACGAAATCTCGGAAGGAGGAGTGGGTGGATCCAcggacgggggcgccgcgccgagcgattACGACTTGGACAAAACCCCGGGGGGCGTGGGGGGCGCGCCGATACCGTTTGAGCTGGAGGTGGTCGAGGCTGCGCTGCAGGAGACGACGTCGCAGCTGTACGCCAAGATGGAGTTCTGCGAGGAGCGGTGCAGGCAGGTGTCGAAGCGTCTGCAGAGCAGCATCAATCCCGCCGTCTTGGAGGAGCTCCGATTGACGAAGCAGAGTTTAGTGGAGctcgactcgcgcgcgggggcggttcGACAGGTGCTGCTGGAcaccctcgacgacgacgacgacatcacCGACTTTACCatctcgtccaccgcggagacggaggaggagaaggaggacgaggaggaggaggtggagaaCCTGATCGAGTACTACCTCCAGCAGACGGAGACGGtgcactcggcggcggagcagctCCTGGAGAACACCCGCGACTTGGAGGAGTCCATCAGCGTCTCGCTGTCGAGCAGACGGTACGAGGTGTCCAAGCTGGAGCTGACGCTGAGCATCGccacgttcgccgcggcgctcggcgcgctcatcACCGGCATCTTCGGCATGAACCTTCGGTCCTGCCTGGAGATGTCCGTCACCGCGTTTTACCTCACGTGTTTCCTCATCTTCTCGGGCATTGGCGCGATATTCCAAGCCATCATGCGGTACGCGAGGCGGCAGAAGATTCTCTGA
- a CDS encoding predicted protein, translated as MASSVAGALRRGAPSAGKRVGLERQVDEVVTILAPGPFASTGGFSQAETKAATEAIERARATWKERRRAGALLEEAMGGSRGSRAA; from the coding sequence atggcgtcgtccgtcgccggcgcgctgcgtcggggagcgccgagcgccggcAAACGAGTCGGGCTCGAGCGACAagtcgacgaggtcgtcaCCATCCTCGCCCCCGgtccgttcgcgtcgaccgGCGGGTTCTCCCAGGCGGAGACGAAAGCCGCGaccgaggcgatcgagcgcgcgagggcgacgtggaAGGAACGCAGACGCGCGGGGGCTTtgctcgaggaggccatGGGCGGGTCGAGGGGTAGTAGGGCGGCGTGA
- a CDS encoding predicted protein produces the protein MATDGPSVDGVEEAPATPTSLMKGVSWQDIHHGQDLTSVREFEPSEVSDSDEDEYGRPRTRGKPQGGCCVIQ, from the coding sequence ATGGCGACGGACGGGCCGAGCGTGGACggggtggaggaggcgccggcgacgccgacgtcgctcATGAAGGGGGTGTCGTGGCAGGATATTCATCACGGGCAGGATCTCACCTCGGTGCGGGAGTTCGAGCCGAGCGAGGTGAGcgactcggacgaggacgagtacGGGCGGCCGCGCACGAGGGGCAAACCCCAGGGTGGATGTTGCGTCATTCAGTGA
- a CDS encoding predicted protein gives MSGALSKISKKYNKKEIFALKAVFDEADADGSGEIDSSELRRALSKSSLSAAAVDMFKALDKDGSKRIGFDEYLKAYYKFASPAEIKELMLWVYPPKEEEVVEQRKLSDAQKAEIKSIFVLYDANNNGLLEKKELFEALTASGYDDEEIEEMFEEYDQDGSHAIDFDEFCAMLESSYLDS, from the exons ATGTCCGGCGCGCTGTCCAAGATATCCAAAAAGTACAACAAGAAGGAGATCTTCGCCCTCAAGGCGGTGTTcgacgaggctgacgccgacGGCAGCGGGGAGATCGATTCGTCCGAGCTGCGAAGGGCTCTGAGCAAGAGCtcgctcagcgccgcggcggtggacatGTTCAAGGCGCTGGACAAGGACGGGAGCAAGCGCATCGGCTTCGACGAGTATCTCAAG GCGTACTACAAGTTCGCatcgccggcggagatcaAGGAGCTCATGCTGTGGGTGTACCcgcccaaggaggaggaggtggtcgAGCAGCGCAAGCTGAGCGACGCGCAAAAGGCGGAGATCAAGTCCATATTCGTCCTCTACGACGCAAACAACAACGGCTTActggagaagaaggagctgttcgaggcgctcaccgcgagcgggtacgacgacgaggagatcgaggagatGTTCGAGGAGTACGACCAAGACGGGTCGCACGCCATAGACTTCGACGAGTTCTGCGCGATGCTCGAGTCCTCCTACCTCGACTCGTGA
- a CDS encoding predicted protein produces the protein MAATDSGGAESTPVKSSGCPFGHGASVSAAPPPATPTQPHHHHHHGPSISNVESFVVSTVPLVPGTRDGHFALADLWASFEEWSAYGVEVPLVLDEDDDGAEGDGEVFQYYVPFLSGIQIFVDAPVEDDDGARSTAPQKIDEDEDEDKTKTKVSGGFGGRTRTGETIPGRALKFQFMEQASPYSRAPLSDTVASLAASDPAVNTLRSEHLHPSSWMSVAWYPIYRIPTGRSLRDLSACFLTYHSLSTARGGNARGEWGEKSEGAGREGTGDGADGDGDPRSAVWIDAVGCPPPPPISAHGERVIRTRAEKISSGAGAAGEGGRGGTAGGGGGGTSSSSISEAASTPTPLRAFGLSYYKLRGEMWHAKEVADWLAMMTDGAFSWLKRLKVIHPDFEFFSHHG, from the coding sequence ATGGCCGCGACGGatagcggcggcgcggagtcCACTCCGGTGAAATCCAGCGGGTGCCCCTTCGgccacggcgcgagcgtctccgccgcgcccccgccggccaCCCCGACGCAGCCCCATCACCATCATCATCACGGCCCGTCCATATCGAACGTCGAGTCTTTCGTGGTGTCCACCGTGCCCCTCGTGCCCGGGACGCGAGACGGCCACTTCGCGCTGGCCGACCTGTGGGCGTCGTTCGAGGAGTGGAGCGCGTACGGCGTGGAGGTTCCGCTGGtgctggacgaggacgacgacggagccgagggcgacggcgaggtgttCCAGTACTACGTGCCGTTCCTCTCGGGGATCCAGAtcttcgtcgacgcccccgtcgaggacgacgacggcgcgcgctcgaccgccCCGCAGAAGatcgacgaagacgaagacgaagacaAGACCAAGACGAAGGTgagcggcgggttcggcgggcGCACGCGCACGGGCGAGACCATACCCGGCCGCGCGCTCAAGTTTCAGTTCATGGAGCAGGCGTCGCCGTACAGCAGGGCGCCCCTCTCGGACaccgtcgcctccctcgccgcttCCGACCCCGCCGTCAACACCCTCCGATCGGAGCACCTGCACCCGAGCTCGTGGATGAGCGTGGCGTGGTACCCGATCTACAGGATACCCACCGGGCGGTCGCTGCGGGACCTGAGCGCGTGTTTCCTGACGTATCACTCGctgtccaccgcgcgcggcggtaaCGCGAGAGGAGAATGGGGGGAAAAATCGGAAGGAGCCGGGCGGGAAGGAaccggggacggcgcggatggaGACGGGGATCCCAGGAGCGCGGTGtggatcgacgcggtggggtgcccgccgccgccgcccatcagcgcgcacggcgagcgGGTGATTCGGACGAGGGCGGAGAAGATCTCATCGGgtgcgggcgcggcgggcgagggaggtCGCGggggcacagctggcggcggcggcgggggaacgtcgtcgtcgagtaTTTCTGAGgctgcgtcgacgccgacgccgctgcGGGCGTTCGGGCTGAGCTACTATAAGCTCCGCGGGGAGATGTGGCACGCCAAGGAGGTTGCGGACTGGCTGGCGATGATGACGGATGGCGCGTTTTCGTGGTTGAAGCGGCTCAAGGTGATACACCCGGACTTTGAGTTCTTCTCGCACCACGGCTGA